A single window of Chloracidobacterium thermophilum B DNA harbors:
- a CDS encoding N-6 DNA methylase has product MNSFEKYQEISQLAPEFASFTKQAAQKARNEAEFGRQMNNEIERLARQLGTQSDFREQYTLATGRADAVYNRFIIEYKSPGSLQNNLRHKPTVRAVGQVKKYIKGLAEAERHDRDRLLGVAFDGIYFIFVRYHQGHWIVEPPLEVNESSCERFLRSLFSLSSGRALIPENLVEDFGNQNVLSQQVTSALYCALEQHPDGLTARLFKQWKLFFGETAGADAAAGKIAHRSELRAFLKGMGLEPENADLPRFFFALQTYFAFIVKNIARLVLQAYAAGGLDTMPLTTVAGLQGKGLQQELQKLEEGDFYRALGLKNLLEGDFFAWYLHAWDANVEVALRQVLQRLAEYNPVTVQDDPLSARDLLKKLYHYLLPREIRHDLGEFYTPDWLAERLLNQLGEPLFQMPKPGAYIPTPNKRLLDPACGSGTFLILVARALKANCFQARLSKADTLEVILSGLAGLDLNPLAVMAARVNFLLAIADLLPYRRREVEIPIYLADSILTPVEGKKFFDQGRRILETAVGTLPIPVAIDTHAEMECLTNLLEEYVRGGFATEAFLKRCRAELPDLSDQDEATLRELFETLCNLHQQGLDGIWARVVKNAFMPLFLKPFDYVVGNPPWINWESLPQGYRQRVAPLWQQYDLFQHKGFDAILGKSKDDISALMTYVAADRYLKPGGKLAFVITQSVWKTSGGGQGFRRFRLPPPNGRGAGGKDVHLRVVHVDDLSRLQVFEGASTRTSVFVLRKGETTRYPVPYTYWQKTSRGQSLDYDSTLDEVLKQTRRLQFQAAPVDKHDSTSAWLTAHCKALTAIQKVLGPSAYQARAGVCTWANGIYWLKKENALPYGLWVVRNLTKGAKRKVKPVTVKLEPNLLYPLLRGRDVRRWHAQPSAYILVTHLPDAGLNAIPVKDLQNCYPKTWSYLKSFEKELRERSGFKRYFTRKQGKQVIETGPFYSLFNIGKYTFAPWKVVWREQSAWFTVAVVNEQEQKCIVPDHKLMLIGCQSKKEAFYLAGVLNSAPITLAVWAFSISIQQTTHITDQIAVPHFDAQNPTHTRLAALSQKAHQIAPEVYAGDANAQRRLAAIEAKIDGLAAQLWGLTQAELEDIRRNLVELKGENLEATPADGEE; this is encoded by the coding sequence ATGAATAGTTTCGAGAAGTACCAGGAAATTAGCCAACTTGCCCCAGAGTTTGCGAGCTTTACCAAGCAGGCTGCCCAGAAGGCGCGTAACGAGGCGGAATTTGGACGACAAATGAATAACGAAATTGAGCGCTTGGCAAGGCAGTTGGGTACACAATCAGACTTTCGTGAGCAGTACACCCTGGCCACCGGTCGCGCCGATGCGGTCTATAACCGTTTCATTATCGAATACAAATCGCCTGGCTCGCTACAGAACAATCTGCGCCACAAGCCTACGGTACGTGCTGTTGGGCAAGTGAAAAAGTACATTAAGGGTTTGGCTGAAGCCGAGCGCCATGACCGCGATCGCTTGCTGGGCGTGGCCTTCGATGGCATCTACTTCATCTTTGTGCGCTACCATCAAGGGCATTGGATTGTCGAGCCGCCACTGGAGGTCAACGAGTCTTCCTGCGAGCGTTTTCTGCGCTCGCTATTTTCCCTCTCTTCCGGCCGCGCCCTTATCCCCGAAAACCTGGTCGAGGATTTCGGCAATCAGAATGTCCTTAGCCAGCAGGTGACCAGCGCCCTCTACTGCGCCTTGGAGCAGCATCCCGACGGGCTGACAGCGCGTCTGTTCAAACAATGGAAATTATTTTTTGGCGAGACCGCCGGTGCCGATGCTGCCGCCGGCAAAATAGCCCATCGCTCCGAGCTACGTGCATTTCTCAAAGGCATGGGGCTTGAGCCCGAAAACGCTGACCTGCCACGCTTCTTCTTTGCCCTGCAAACCTATTTTGCCTTTATCGTCAAAAACATCGCCCGCCTGGTGCTCCAGGCATACGCTGCTGGCGGCCTGGACACCATGCCCCTGACCACTGTTGCTGGGCTGCAGGGCAAAGGGCTGCAGCAGGAACTGCAAAAATTGGAAGAGGGAGATTTTTACCGGGCTTTGGGTTTGAAGAATCTCCTGGAAGGCGATTTCTTTGCCTGGTATCTGCATGCTTGGGATGCCAACGTGGAGGTCGCGCTGCGCCAGGTGTTGCAGCGCTTGGCCGAGTACAACCCCGTCACCGTTCAGGATGACCCGCTTTCGGCGCGCGACCTGCTCAAAAAACTTTACCACTACCTCCTGCCGCGCGAGATCCGCCACGATCTGGGCGAGTTCTACACGCCCGATTGGCTGGCCGAACGCCTGCTCAATCAACTGGGCGAGCCGCTCTTTCAGATGCCCAAACCCGGCGCGTACATTCCTACACCCAACAAGCGCCTGCTGGATCCGGCCTGTGGCTCCGGCACGTTTCTCATTCTGGTTGCCCGCGCCCTCAAAGCCAACTGCTTCCAAGCTAGACTGTCCAAAGCCGACACGCTGGAGGTCATCCTAAGCGGCCTGGCCGGCTTGGACCTGAATCCCTTGGCGGTGATGGCCGCCCGCGTCAATTTCCTGCTTGCCATCGCCGATCTGCTCCCTTACCGCCGCCGCGAGGTGGAAATCCCCATCTACTTGGCCGATAGCATTCTCACCCCTGTTGAGGGCAAAAAATTCTTCGACCAGGGCCGCCGCATCCTGGAGACTGCCGTCGGCACCCTGCCCATCCCTGTCGCTATTGACACCCACGCCGAGATGGAATGCCTGACCAATCTGCTCGAAGAGTACGTACGCGGCGGCTTCGCAACCGAGGCCTTCTTGAAACGCTGCCGCGCCGAATTACCTGACCTGAGCGACCAGGATGAGGCAACATTGCGCGAACTGTTTGAGACCCTGTGCAACCTGCACCAGCAAGGACTGGACGGCATCTGGGCGCGCGTGGTCAAGAACGCCTTCATGCCACTCTTTTTGAAACCTTTTGACTACGTGGTTGGCAACCCGCCCTGGATCAACTGGGAGAGTTTGCCGCAGGGGTATCGCCAGCGTGTGGCTCCGCTGTGGCAACAGTACGACCTGTTTCAGCACAAAGGCTTTGACGCCATCCTGGGAAAGTCGAAAGACGACATTTCAGCACTGATGACGTATGTGGCTGCTGACCGCTACCTGAAACCCGGCGGCAAGTTGGCTTTTGTCATCACCCAGAGCGTGTGGAAGACCAGCGGTGGCGGACAGGGTTTCCGCCGCTTCCGGCTCCCCCCTCCCAACGGGAGAGGGGCTGGGGGGAAGGATGTCCATTTGCGTGTGGTACACGTAGATGATCTCAGCCGCCTACAAGTCTTTGAGGGAGCAAGCACGCGCACCAGCGTCTTCGTGCTGCGCAAAGGCGAGACCACCCGCTATCCCGTTCCCTACACCTACTGGCAGAAAACCAGCCGAGGTCAGAGCCTGGATTACGACAGCACGCTCGACGAAGTGCTGAAGCAAACCCGCCGCCTGCAATTCCAGGCTGCACCGGTGGACAAGCATGACTCCACCAGCGCTTGGTTGACCGCCCACTGCAAAGCCCTCACAGCCATTCAAAAGGTACTGGGGCCCTCGGCGTATCAGGCTCGTGCCGGGGTCTGCACTTGGGCCAACGGCATCTACTGGCTGAAGAAAGAAAATGCCCTCCCCTATGGACTATGGGTGGTGCGCAACCTGACCAAGGGAGCGAAACGGAAAGTTAAGCCGGTAACGGTGAAACTTGAACCCAACCTGCTCTACCCCTTGCTGCGCGGGCGGGATGTGCGGCGCTGGCATGCCCAACCATCGGCTTATATCCTGGTAACTCATCTGCCAGACGCTGGACTGAATGCGATTCCTGTCAAGGACTTGCAGAACTGCTATCCCAAAACCTGGTCTTACCTGAAAAGCTTTGAAAAAGAACTCCGCGAGCGTTCCGGCTTCAAGCGCTACTTCACCCGTAAGCAGGGCAAACAGGTAATTGAAACTGGGCCGTTCTACTCCCTCTTCAACATCGGCAAGTACACCTTCGCCCCGTGGAAGGTGGTGTGGCGAGAGCAATCAGCTTGGTTTACTGTTGCTGTGGTTAACGAACAGGAGCAAAAGTGTATCGTTCCTGACCACAAACTCATGCTGATAGGCTGCCAAAGCAAGAAAGAAGCCTTTTACCTAGCAGGTGTTCTGAACAGTGCACCAATAACGTTAGCGGTATGGGCATTCTCAATCTCCATTCAACAGACAACGCATATCACTGATCAAATCGCTGTTCCCCACTTTGACGCCCAAAACCCTACCCACACCCGCCTGGCGGCGCTCTCTCAGAAAGCGCATCAGATTGCTCCGGAGGTCTATGCTGGCGATGCCAATGCCCAACGCCGCTTGGCAGCCATCGAGGCCAAGATTGACGGCCTGGCCGCTCAACTGTGGGGACTCACTCAGGCCGAACTGGAGGACATCCGTCGCAACCTGGTCGAACTCAAAGGCGAGAACTTAGAGGCCACACCTGCTGATGGAGAGGAATGA
- the holB gene encoding DNA polymerase III subunit delta', producing the protein MAFHELIGQSAARAFLQRALVTGRLPASLLFTGPSGVGKRQFALSLAQALNCPEAPDTGCGICATCRRIAQGEHPDVKLIVPDGAHIRIGQVREAIRFATDLPYEGRRRVVIFERADTFNTAAANAFLKTLEEPPAHAQLILISARPDALPATIRSRCPVVRFALLSPEEVERCLERYARRPPADQRLLARLAQGRPGTVTGLDLEVYRQQRRALLELLTLLGQGNAIPRLLKAAQYFGKLERPDFEFALDILASLVRDLVCLKVAPAAAETSRSLEDRLVHSDVQPKLAELADLFPLERLHQTLNRFEAIRRDLDRNINRVLALEAALLELSARP; encoded by the coding sequence ATGGCTTTCCATGAACTCATCGGACAATCGGCTGCCAGAGCCTTTCTCCAGCGCGCGCTTGTCACCGGACGCCTGCCGGCCAGCCTGTTGTTTACGGGGCCCTCCGGGGTGGGCAAGCGCCAGTTTGCCCTGTCCCTGGCACAGGCGCTGAACTGCCCGGAAGCACCGGACACCGGCTGCGGCATCTGCGCAACCTGCCGGCGCATCGCGCAGGGGGAGCATCCCGATGTGAAGCTGATCGTCCCGGATGGCGCACACATCAGGATCGGGCAGGTACGCGAAGCCATCCGCTTCGCTACCGACCTGCCTTACGAAGGCCGGCGGCGCGTTGTCATCTTCGAGCGCGCTGATACCTTCAACACGGCGGCCGCCAACGCCTTTCTCAAAACGCTTGAAGAACCGCCCGCCCATGCACAGCTCATCCTCATCAGCGCCCGCCCGGATGCCCTGCCGGCCACCATCCGTTCGCGCTGCCCGGTCGTGCGGTTTGCGCTGCTGTCACCCGAAGAGGTTGAGCGTTGTCTGGAGCGATATGCCCGGCGTCCACCGGCCGATCAGCGGCTGCTGGCGCGGCTGGCACAGGGACGCCCCGGTACGGTTACGGGGTTGGACCTGGAAGTGTACCGCCAGCAGCGCCGCGCCCTGCTTGAACTGTTGACGTTGCTGGGGCAGGGCAATGCCATCCCACGCCTGCTGAAAGCCGCCCAATACTTCGGAAAACTCGAACGCCCGGATTTTGAATTCGCACTGGACATCCTGGCCAGCCTGGTACGCGACCTGGTATGCCTGAAGGTTGCACCGGCGGCCGCGGAAACGTCCCGTTCGCTGGAAGACCGGCTCGTTCACAGCGATGTTCAGCCCAAACTGGCGGAACTGGCCGACCTGTTCCCGCTGGAGCGTTTGCACCAGACGCTCAACCGGTTCGAGGCCATCCGGCGCGATCTTGACCGCAACATCAACCGCGTCCTGGCGCTGGAGGCAGCGCTGCTGGAACTGAGCGCCAGACCGTGA
- the sucB gene encoding 2-oxoglutarate dehydrogenase, E2 component, dihydrolipoamide succinyltransferase yields the protein MRYEVVMPQMGESITEGTIIKWLKQIGDRVERDEPIFEISTDKVDAEIPAPQAGFLVEILVGENQTVPVNTVVAYISDEVPASAPDTQPAPAEAPAAVSAAVSAATPSATAAPSNGVTAATRIDEADVEDASETTDAFGVRSSPLVRRMAREHGIDLRQIRGTGIGGRITKHDVLAFLERRQAAASTVVAPPATPAVTPPAPPAPATPSVMPPATPAMTAPAVAAPPPAALPGDEVEVVPMTAMRKKIAERMVLSKHTSPHVTSVFEVDMTHIHRLRERNKREFEAQHGAKLTFLPFIVKSVVDTLRAWPALNASIEGDNIIYKKHYHIGIAVALDWGLIVPVIRHAEEKNLIGLARSISDLANRARAKQLKPDEVVGGTFTITNYGSFGSLIGTPIINQPQVAILGVGAVVKRPVVTEDDAIAIRHMSYLSLTFDHRLIDGAVADQFMSQLKRTLETFQATELS from the coding sequence ATGCGTTACGAAGTTGTCATGCCTCAGATGGGCGAGTCCATCACGGAAGGCACCATCATCAAGTGGTTGAAACAGATTGGCGACCGCGTCGAGCGGGATGAGCCAATCTTCGAGATTTCAACCGACAAGGTGGATGCAGAAATACCGGCCCCGCAGGCCGGTTTTTTGGTGGAAATCCTCGTCGGTGAGAACCAGACCGTGCCGGTCAATACGGTGGTGGCCTACATCAGCGATGAAGTCCCGGCTTCCGCGCCGGATACCCAACCGGCACCGGCCGAAGCTCCGGCGGCGGTCAGCGCCGCCGTTTCCGCGGCCACGCCTTCGGCAACCGCAGCCCCCTCCAACGGTGTGACGGCCGCCACCCGGATTGATGAAGCCGATGTCGAGGACGCTTCGGAAACCACCGACGCTTTTGGCGTGCGGTCTTCACCGCTCGTGCGCCGGATGGCGCGCGAACATGGCATTGATTTGCGCCAGATTCGCGGCACGGGCATCGGCGGACGCATCACCAAGCACGATGTTCTGGCCTTTCTGGAGCGGCGCCAGGCCGCGGCTTCGACGGTAGTTGCGCCACCCGCCACACCGGCCGTGACGCCGCCCGCGCCACCGGCTCCGGCAACGCCGTCCGTGATGCCGCCGGCCACACCGGCAATGACTGCGCCGGCTGTTGCCGCGCCGCCCCCGGCCGCCCTGCCGGGCGATGAGGTTGAAGTCGTCCCGATGACGGCGATGCGCAAAAAAATTGCCGAGCGCATGGTGCTCAGCAAGCATACGTCGCCGCATGTCACTTCCGTCTTTGAAGTGGACATGACGCACATTCACCGGCTGCGGGAGCGGAACAAACGTGAGTTTGAAGCGCAGCATGGCGCCAAGCTGACGTTTTTGCCCTTCATCGTCAAAAGCGTCGTGGATACGCTCCGCGCCTGGCCGGCGCTCAATGCCTCTATCGAAGGTGACAACATCATCTACAAAAAGCACTACCACATCGGGATTGCCGTTGCGCTTGACTGGGGCCTGATTGTGCCAGTCATTCGCCATGCCGAGGAGAAAAACCTCATCGGGCTGGCGCGCAGTATCAGCGATCTGGCGAACCGGGCGCGCGCCAAACAGCTCAAGCCCGATGAAGTCGTGGGCGGAACCTTCACCATCACGAACTACGGGAGTTTCGGCAGCCTCATCGGAACGCCCATCATCAACCAGCCGCAGGTGGCCATTCTGGGCGTGGGCGCGGTGGTCAAACGGCCGGTCGTCACGGAAGACGATGCCATTGCCATCCGCCACATGTCCTACCTGTCGCTGACGTTTGACCATCGCCTGATTGACGGCGCGGTGGCGGACCAGTTCATGTCCCAGCTCAAGCGAACGTTGGAGACGTTCCAGGCGACGGAACTGAGTTAG
- a CDS encoding alpha-ketoacid dehydrogenase subunit beta, which produces MALTTYLEAIRQALFEEMRRDPNVFCLGEDIGVYGGAFKVTAGLLEEFGPERVIDTPISEAAIVGAACGAAHLGLRPVAEMQFIDFISCAFDMLTNYAATSRYRQGLAVPIVVRGPSGAGVRGGPFHSRNPEAFFMNTPGLKMVEPATAYDAKGLLKAAIRDDDPVLYFEHKYLYRRIKEDLPETDYIVPIGKAAVRRAGTDVSIITFGAMVHVALEAAETLAREDDIQVEVLDMRSLLPYDKEAMAQTVRKTNKVIILHEATLTGGIGGEFAAFIAEELFEHLDGPIVRVASIDTPTPYSPPLEDFFLPNAGKVMAAVRRLVEY; this is translated from the coding sequence ATGGCACTGACGACTTACCTTGAAGCCATCCGGCAAGCCCTGTTCGAGGAAATGCGCCGCGACCCCAACGTGTTTTGCCTTGGGGAAGACATCGGAGTGTATGGCGGCGCGTTCAAGGTCACGGCCGGTTTGCTGGAGGAATTCGGGCCGGAGCGCGTCATTGACACGCCCATTTCAGAGGCGGCCATTGTCGGCGCCGCCTGCGGTGCGGCGCATCTGGGGCTGCGTCCGGTGGCCGAAATGCAGTTCATTGATTTCATCTCCTGCGCTTTTGACATGCTGACGAACTATGCGGCGACGAGCCGCTACCGGCAGGGACTGGCCGTGCCCATCGTCGTACGCGGCCCGTCCGGCGCTGGCGTGCGCGGCGGACCGTTTCACTCGCGCAACCCGGAAGCCTTCTTCATGAACACGCCGGGGCTGAAGATGGTTGAACCGGCAACGGCATACGATGCCAAGGGGCTGCTCAAGGCGGCCATCCGCGATGATGATCCGGTACTCTATTTCGAGCACAAGTACCTCTACCGCCGCATCAAGGAAGACCTGCCGGAAACGGACTACATTGTGCCGATTGGCAAAGCCGCTGTACGCCGGGCCGGGACGGATGTTTCCATCATCACCTTCGGGGCCATGGTTCACGTCGCCCTGGAAGCCGCCGAAACCCTTGCGCGCGAAGATGACATCCAGGTGGAAGTGCTCGATATGCGGTCGCTGCTGCCTTACGACAAGGAAGCCATGGCGCAAACGGTACGGAAAACCAACAAGGTCATCATTCTGCACGAGGCGACGTTGACCGGCGGAATTGGCGGCGAATTTGCTGCGTTTATTGCCGAAGAATTGTTCGAGCACCTGGATGGCCCCATCGTGCGCGTGGCTTCCATTGACACGCCAACCCCCTACAGTCCGCCGCTCGAAGATTTTTTCCTTCCCAACGCCGGGAAAGTCATGGCAGCCGTGCGGCGGCTGGTAGAGTATTGA
- a CDS encoding DUF7676 family protein — MTVVTLPDVVSETAATPSPRCLVREVIALPGGRTLEYDYFDASPATMERLTDVLFKEHWRDIVVGPCIEGAVFEIRFEKAPKVTFLDGYLTVDLGYWHFHLCTGIHRQAPTPEVARQRQVSKIAFFLQRGQRCGGGRSWGLRLWNGAGEQMTTVFLPNPYLTDEMKVRQTPDWNRLALWHKLREIFLGEPAPADLAAHYSQEPHESLHH, encoded by the coding sequence ATGACCGTTGTCACCCTGCCCGATGTTGTATCCGAAACTGCCGCTACTCCTTCGCCCCGCTGTCTGGTACGGGAAGTCATCGCCCTGCCCGGCGGTAGAACCCTTGAATACGACTACTTCGACGCCAGCCCGGCGACCATGGAACGCCTGACCGACGTGCTTTTCAAAGAACACTGGCGGGACATCGTGGTCGGGCCGTGCATCGAGGGCGCGGTTTTTGAAATCCGCTTTGAGAAAGCGCCCAAAGTGACATTTCTCGACGGCTACCTCACGGTGGATTTGGGTTACTGGCACTTTCACCTGTGCACCGGCATTCACCGGCAGGCGCCGACGCCCGAAGTGGCCCGGCAGCGGCAGGTTTCCAAAATAGCCTTCTTTTTACAGCGTGGGCAGCGTTGTGGCGGCGGGCGGAGCTGGGGCCTGCGCCTGTGGAACGGCGCGGGCGAGCAGATGACGACGGTCTTTCTGCCCAATCCCTATCTGACGGATGAGATGAAGGTCCGCCAAACGCCGGACTGGAACCGGCTGGCGCTCTGGCACAAGCTGCGGGAAATCTTTCTGGGCGAACCGGCTCCGGCCGATCTGGCGGCTCACTACAGCCAGGAACCGCACGAGTCGCTTCATCACTGA
- a CDS encoding ATP-binding protein, giving the protein MASENPQITHSDSPADAIGRASATEREPNTADRFSFWIRPSARLNPFDIVAAEHLEGSHTYGLVTNIRHVTDAAGHLSNFISNDFGELVEEPNTPRQGANVADVSVLSNDKEIYMPVQSEARVRFADEAGIHNALGIDSMAEKEQRERRRVRIPAGLIQMSNGSEAVAYLDVDYVLGPEAGHVNISGISGLATKTSYITFLIQSILQTVSAENIAVILLNVKYDDLLHIHEARTLTEDEESLWKKMGLRSETWQPDHVHYLLPWSQTTGRPNSFGESIPPHRTYAYDLKTTAPKLDLLLSHVPDPWDTLGALIGEVSQGLQSNEPKWREIETWQDLLSKPPLSENGTPKSFKNITASSVGRFLRLLGRAVQTRQSGVFVSDLERMKVETSGTSTLSTDMTTIEAGIGKIKGGHTYVVDIARLTDVEQTLVFGDVLRTVYALYSGETGLARKDKLPEKVIIFVDELNKYAPSRGEAANSPIVEQVLDIAERGRSFGIILFSAQQFLSAVHPRVTGNAATKVLGRTDSAEVNEGNYRFLDKDIKMHLTRLDKGELILSHPIYRQPVKIRFPRPPFQQGRVKK; this is encoded by the coding sequence ATGGCCTCAGAGAACCCGCAAATTACTCACTCGGATTCACCAGCCGACGCCATTGGCCGTGCTTCGGCCACCGAACGCGAACCGAACACAGCCGATCGCTTTTCGTTCTGGATTCGCCCAAGTGCGCGCTTGAATCCTTTTGACATCGTCGCTGCTGAGCATCTGGAGGGCAGTCACACCTATGGGTTGGTCACCAACATTCGCCACGTCACCGACGCCGCCGGTCATCTTTCCAACTTTATTTCCAACGACTTCGGCGAACTGGTGGAGGAACCCAATACCCCGCGCCAAGGTGCTAATGTGGCTGATGTCTCAGTTCTCTCGAACGACAAAGAGATTTACATGCCCGTCCAGAGTGAAGCGCGCGTCCGCTTTGCCGATGAAGCCGGCATCCACAATGCCTTGGGCATAGACAGTATGGCCGAGAAAGAACAGCGCGAGAGGCGTCGTGTGCGCATCCCGGCCGGCCTGATTCAAATGAGCAATGGTTCCGAGGCCGTTGCGTATCTGGATGTGGATTACGTCCTGGGGCCGGAAGCCGGGCACGTGAATATCAGCGGCATTTCTGGCTTGGCCACCAAAACCTCATACATCACTTTTCTCATACAATCCATTTTGCAGACTGTTTCAGCAGAAAACATCGCCGTTATTTTGCTCAACGTTAAGTATGATGACTTGCTCCACATTCACGAGGCACGCACTCTGACGGAAGATGAAGAGTCTTTATGGAAGAAGATGGGCCTGCGGTCAGAGACATGGCAGCCTGATCATGTCCACTACCTGTTGCCTTGGAGCCAAACCACAGGCCGCCCGAACAGTTTTGGGGAGAGTATTCCGCCGCATAGAACCTATGCCTACGATTTGAAGACCACTGCCCCCAAATTGGATTTGCTGCTCTCCCATGTACCCGATCCATGGGATACGCTGGGTGCACTTATCGGTGAGGTCAGTCAGGGATTGCAGAGCAACGAGCCTAAGTGGCGGGAGATCGAAACCTGGCAGGACTTGCTTTCCAAACCGCCGCTTTCGGAGAATGGAACGCCAAAATCATTCAAGAACATAACCGCCTCTTCTGTTGGCCGCTTTCTACGCCTGTTGGGTCGCGCCGTGCAGACCCGCCAGAGTGGCGTGTTTGTGTCTGATCTGGAGAGGATGAAGGTGGAAACCAGCGGCACATCCACACTTAGTACGGACATGACCACTATTGAGGCTGGAATTGGCAAAATCAAGGGCGGTCATACTTACGTTGTGGACATTGCCCGTCTGACCGATGTCGAGCAAACCCTGGTCTTTGGGGATGTGCTACGCACTGTGTACGCCCTTTATTCCGGCGAAACGGGATTGGCAAGGAAAGATAAGTTGCCGGAAAAGGTTATCATCTTTGTGGATGAATTGAACAAATACGCTCCTAGCCGGGGCGAAGCTGCCAATTCACCGATTGTGGAGCAGGTTTTGGACATCGCCGAGCGCGGACGTTCCTTTGGCATCATCCTGTTCTCAGCGCAGCAATTCCTGAGTGCTGTCCATCCGCGTGTGACCGGCAACGCCGCAACCAAAGTCTTGGGCCGCACTGACAGCGCCGAGGTCAACGAAGGCAACTATCGTTTTCTGGATAAGGACATCAAGATGCACCTGACCCGGCTGGATAAAGGAGAACTGATCCTGTCGCATCCGATCTACCGTCAGCCAGTCAAAATCCGCTTCCCGCGCCCGCCCTTCCAACAGGGTCGTGTGAAGAAATGA
- a CDS encoding TRM11 family methyltransferase — MRASDLPPLPEGFEYRLNLKHHVTPRLLRNQPIHRWFWFPHSFSPQLIDEILCAFPVAAGGRIFDPFLGAGTTVLRALELGYAATGSDLSPLSLFVSQVKLANYDGVMLRECLETILNHYHPSYGNSKVPERIRKAFTPGELAHLNGLRQQIDTAPQPALDFFRLALLRVQQGISRACPDGGWFRWVPREDQSQLIKHLFAQQANMQIADAKSVRFPPFQILLSDVRQLENLQGICDLVITSPPYPNRHDYSRIFHIELLSLGISEREVTELRRTSIRSHVEAEAPPLNADGYVIPSRLAKILDLPANADQRVVPLIKGYFEDLYLTLRSISRYLKPGGICAFVVGNVRHAGVMVPVDEILADVGQQAGYRFITAWVARLRGNSAQQMGRFGRELSRETVVFLQKVKTTTSRLKQRLPLSSHLALEKNNLSTSGDQTNAL; from the coding sequence ATGAGAGCAAGCGACCTGCCGCCTCTGCCAGAAGGCTTTGAGTACCGCTTGAACCTCAAGCACCATGTCACGCCACGCTTGCTGCGCAATCAGCCTATCCATCGCTGGTTCTGGTTTCCGCACAGTTTCTCTCCCCAACTGATCGATGAAATTCTGTGCGCCTTCCCAGTAGCCGCTGGCGGACGCATCTTCGATCCCTTCCTCGGAGCCGGCACAACCGTCCTGCGTGCCTTGGAATTAGGCTATGCTGCCACAGGCAGCGATCTATCGCCACTCAGCCTGTTTGTCAGCCAAGTCAAACTGGCGAACTACGACGGAGTAATGCTCCGGGAATGTCTGGAAACCATTCTGAACCACTACCACCCATCCTATGGAAATAGCAAAGTGCCTGAGCGTATCCGCAAAGCCTTCACCCCTGGTGAACTGGCTCATCTCAACGGCCTCCGTCAACAGATAGATACTGCTCCCCAACCGGCGCTGGACTTCTTCCGATTGGCACTTTTGCGCGTTCAGCAAGGCATCAGCCGTGCTTGTCCCGATGGCGGCTGGTTTCGATGGGTGCCAAGGGAAGATCAGAGCCAGCTCATCAAGCATCTTTTTGCTCAACAAGCCAATATGCAAATTGCAGATGCGAAGTCAGTCCGATTTCCCCCTTTTCAAATTCTACTTAGTGATGTGCGCCAGCTAGAAAATCTTCAAGGAATCTGTGATTTGGTGATCACATCTCCTCCGTATCCCAATCGACACGATTACTCGCGCATCTTTCACATTGAACTTTTATCGTTGGGCATCTCTGAACGTGAGGTGACTGAACTTCGTCGCACATCTATTCGATCACATGTAGAAGCAGAAGCACCGCCGTTGAACGCCGATGGCTATGTTATCCCATCGAGGTTGGCCAAAATCTTGGATTTACCGGCCAATGCCGATCAGCGGGTGGTTCCACTGATAAAGGGATATTTTGAGGACCTGTATTTGACCCTAAGATCAATCAGCCGTTATTTGAAGCCTGGGGGAATATGTGCCTTCGTTGTTGGGAATGTACGCCATGCTGGGGTGATGGTACCAGTAGATGAAATTCTTGCCGATGTGGGGCAGCAGGCTGGATATAGGTTTATCACTGCCTGGGTTGCCAGGCTTCGCGGAAATAGTGCCCAACAGATGGGACGCTTTGGACGTGAGCTGTCAAGAGAGACCGTAGTGTTTTTACAGAAAGTGAAAACTACAACTTCCCGTCTCAAACAGCGCCTTCCGCTGTCTTCTCATCTAGCACTTGAAAAAAACAACCTTTCTACATCAGGGGACCAGACCAATGCTTTGTGA